In the Nerophis ophidion isolate RoL-2023_Sa linkage group LG01, RoL_Noph_v1.0, whole genome shotgun sequence genome, one interval contains:
- the tmem134 gene encoding transmembrane protein 134 encodes MATQFTIDDAFVLDGEEEEEEEGDVSQVDPADWRGRDKDRDGEMTFGPLTFSKTHPHPSPAMSASPEHSNLKYQNLENEDPLGSSGNSSFNNFFKISEPSTLSYCSSQWSFSTLSSVTHLSAHCCGWVSHPLVKKNRKVVLASFLLLITGVALIFAGVVIQLSPNAGVSSAIFFVPGFLLFIPGVYHVIYISCAVRGRRGFKLFYLPYFEK; translated from the exons ATGGCAACGCAGTTCACCATCGATGACGCCTTTGTGCTGGacggcgaggaggaggaggaggaggagggagacGTGTCCCAGGTGGACCCCGCGGACTGGAGGGGCCGGGACAAGGATCGGGACGGAGAGATGACCTTTGGCCCGCTGACCTTCTCCAAGACTCATCCTCATCCCTCCCCCGCCATGTCCGCCTCACCTGAGCACAGCAACCTCAAGTACCAG AATCTGGAAAATGAAGATCCCCTGGGGAGCAGTGGCAACTCCTCTTTTAACAACTTCTTCAAAATCAG CGAGCCGTCCACTCTGTCCTACTGCAGCTCTCAGTGGTCATTCAGCACCTTGAGCTCCGTCACACATCTCTCGGCACACTGCTGCGG GTGGGTGTCACACCCGCTGGTGAAGAAGAACAGAAAAGTAGTCCTGGCCTCCTTCCTGCTGCTGATCACTGGAGTGG CTCTTATTTTTGCAGGTGTTGTCATCCAGCTGAGTCCCAACGCAG GTGTTTCAAGCGCTATTTTCTTTGTCCCTGGATTCCTTCTCTTCATCCCTGgag TGTATCATGTGATATACATCAGCTGCGCTGTCCGTGGAAGACGAGGATTCAAACTCTTCTACTTGCCTTATTTTGAAAAATGA